From the genome of Natrinema marinum:
CTGCACGGGATCCGCGGCGACGACCCGGACGCGGTCCGATCGGTCGCGGCCGACATCGAGAGCGAGCCCGTCGCGGAGAGCCGACTGTTCGTCACCAACCAGGGGACCGACGCGCACCTCCAGCGGGGGTCGATCGGGACCGTCGAGGACGGCCGCGCCTACCGGCTCGAGGGTCGCGTCGCGAGCGAGCCCGAAACCCGCCGCGGCGGGCACGTCTTCGTCGACCTCGAGTCGCCGACCGACGCGGCGGACGACGGCGCGCCCGCGCGAGAACGGCTCCCCTGTGCCGCCTTCGAACCGACGAAGCGCTTTCGCGACCGCGTGCGCGCGCTCCGCGTCGGCGACCGAGTCACGGCCTGCGGCGAAGTGAGCCGCGGGACGCTGAAACTCGAGAAGTTCGCCGTCCGCGATCTCGTCAGCAGCGAGCGAGTCACGCCGACCTGCACCGACTGCGGTCGGACGATGGAGAGCGCCGGTCGCGATCAGGGCTACCGCTGTCGTGACTGTGGGACGCAAGCGGCGGAGAAAGCGACGCGGCGACTCGAGCGCGACCTCGAACCGGGCTGGTACGAGGTGCCCCCGTGTGCGCGACGACATATCGCGAAGCCGCTGGTCCGCGGCGGGTTCGACGCGCCGACGCATCCGGAACGGTAGGTGTGGCCGGGCGGGTACGACTCCCGCTCAGCGGATGCTGACGCCGTTGCGCGCAAGGAACTCGCCGGCCGACTTGATCTCGACGGGGCTGCCGATGATCCGGCAGTGGTCGTCGCCCGCCGGAACGACGGTGACCGTGAACTCCTCGTCCAGCCGCGGCTCCAGCCCCTCGAGCGTCTCCCGCGGGAGGACGATCTGGGTACTGTCACGCAGCTGTGACGCGTCTGGCATGCATAAGCGATTCCCCCGCCTATCGGTTAGGTGTATCGAAGTCCGGTTGGTATCGGTAATGGCACGCTTGAGGTGCTGAAACAGCGCTTTCGAGCATTGTGAGAGAGGAGTGGAGCGGTCCGTGGCGGATGCTGACGGCTAGTCCGGGGGCGGTTCCGTTCGGTGTCGTC
Proteins encoded in this window:
- a CDS encoding tRNA(Ile)(2)-agmatinylcytidine synthase, which gives rise to MTVVGIDDTDSRERGMCTTYVATQVAQRLRTAESATVSSVLLVRLNPAVEYKTRGNAALAIHTDCDPGRAFALARDRLETLAETGDERTNPGLVVADATPEDAPVPDDVCRFSQAAIRDHLEIADAVDLLERRGYRSWHAGDGRGRIGALAAIGAWSALEEWTYEYISYREPDRWGTPREVDHESVFAAADAGYPAVWDTVDRGEDEAVCVPHTPGPILHGIRGDDPDAVRSVAADIESEPVAESRLFVTNQGTDAHLQRGSIGTVEDGRAYRLEGRVASEPETRRGGHVFVDLESPTDAADDGAPARERLPCAAFEPTKRFRDRVRALRVGDRVTACGEVSRGTLKLEKFAVRDLVSSERVTPTCTDCGRTMESAGRDQGYRCRDCGTQAAEKATRRLERDLEPGWYEVPPCARRHIAKPLVRGGFDAPTHPER